The Candidatus Peribacteria bacterium region AGATCCGACAGATCCATCCCTTCCTAATGTGATACGGCGGGTAGATGATGGAAAGAAAGGTGTACGTCAGGAAAGCACTCAATTAATGGGCATTGCTCCTGAGCATCTTGAAATTGCACGCCGGCTCGAAACAAGAATTCTCAGCTTAGAAACCCCGCGTCTTTTGGAACAGATACAGGCTTTGCATGATGATTGTTTGCTCCCTGCATCTTGTTTGGAGCACGCAGTAAAAGGAAATCCTCGACCATTGAGTGATGTCATTAAACACGGAGTCATTCTGGATAGATTTGATCCGCCCCAAGAAGAATTAGCTATCTACCGGCAGAACATGCCAGGTTATTTGTCACCCAAAAATTTACTCATTGCTAATTTGAACGGCTCGATAAAGCGGCCTGGAAATTTTGCACTTGTGGGACTCATTGATCCTGCAAAAAATGAAGGTGAAAATATTGTTGGATATATTGATGCCCGGTTTCCTCCTCATGAAGACGAAGAAGTGGATCGTCGCTTGTATCAAATGTATATGACTAACTTACTGCAGCTTGATGGAAAGCCCGGGTTGGAAAAAGGTGAATTACAATATAAGAGAGGATGGGAAACAGATGCACTGGTACGACAGGTGGGAAAAATGTGGGAGATTGGGACTATTCTTGTGAAGCGCGGATACAGAAAAGCAGGGGGCGCAGAAATTCTCCTGAATGATATTGAGCAGCATATGATTGAAAAAGTGGGCCCAGAAGGAATCCGTAGAGTAATCTGTTCAGTTTTTGATGGCTTTAGTGCGAAATCGGAAGGACAGCCGGCAGATCTTGGCTCCAATCCTGCGAGTAAAGATTTCTTTAAAGAGAAATTTGGCTTTTGCAAACTTGCAGGAAGATATCCGGATCATGAGGTTGTGGTATTTCCGATTAATGGAAAACTCACCCCCCTTGTTCCACACTGGGAAGTGCTTTACCAGGGTGAACATCGTCTAAGAAAGGCTCTTGATGCCTCGCCCATTCTTCATTATCTCGGACGCCGGGAAATGTAGGCAAAGAGGGGTGGGATACTATAGATCAGGCATCATTCTTTTTTGCAAACATATTGATATACGCAGTCGGCAAAAATGCTCCGCAGGAGACAATAACTCCAGCGATCAGTGTGTACATATTCGGGATGCCCATCAGAATAGATTCGCTCAGGATGGTTCCGGGAATAATCAGGAAGGAGAACCGGAGCACGAAATCGAATTCTCTGTGTGAGAGAAGGTAGTAGTAAATGTAGTACGGCAGTCCGGAAATAAGAATCGTACAGATGACAACGAGCCCGATGGAGGATGGGGTGAGATTGTTGAAAGACGAAAATGCCAGAAGCGGCAGGCTGAAGATGAGTCCGAGCACGGAGAGTGCGAAGAAATACTGTGCGGCGCGCAGGGAAACCTTCTCTTTGCGCTTGTAGCGTTCGCTGATGATGGAGAAAGCGGTGAAGGAAGCGATGGAGAGCGCGGTATAGATCATGCCTTCCGTACTCCAGTCCGGATTTTTTCCAACGAGCAATGCCAGACCCGCAACAACAATTGCCCATGTGATTGCCAGCAGCATGACGCGCTTCCGGTTCACAATGGTTGTCAGAATAATACCGGCGATCGTCATCGGAATGGTGTAGTGAGAGGGCATAGTTTCCCGTACAGCCGCATACGTGGTGAGCGCTGTCAGGAAGAAGAGGATGGCTGTCAGGAGCAGCGAGGGGTTGCGCAGTGACAGTTTTGCCTCCGGCAGAATCTGATGTGCACGCACCCAGGCAAGGAAGCAGCCACTCAGAATAGTCAGTGTTCCGAAGAAGATAATGCTGATTTCTGCAATCGAAATGCCGGTGTACTGGAGGAGCAGTTTGGTGGCCGCCGGGTCGAGTCCCCAGAGAAGGAAGAGCAGGCAGGTGAATGCGATGCGACGGTAATACGAAATAGTCGGTGCGATCTCATACTTACCCGGAGCAAGTTGATTCATGGCGATACTCATATTCGTTTTTTCCCCTTCCGATAAACGTATTTCAAATTCAAGCTTCCGCCGCTCTTTTGTGGCCTTCAGCACTTTCATTTTCCTGATGTCATACATCTGCATCATGGCGCCGAACGGCATCAGACTTGTTGTCGCAATATCACAGATAAATGTGTACAGCCTCTTTTTTGTAAGACTGCTTTTCTTCTGTGCCACCGTTTGCTGAAAGAGGATGGATTCCACCTCCTCGACCGTCATCCGTCCCTCGGCAATCTGTTCATACAGAATGTCCAGACCGAACTGACGCTGTGCACTCAAATTTTTCTCGATCACATTGCGGTCAAATTCACTGATGTACCCGCGCCTCTTGTGTCTGAGATATTCTTCCAGCAACGCCTGGCCCAGATCCTGCTTGATTTTCTTGTCCTGCTTGGAGAGAGATTCACGGATCATGGCTGCAGCAACGCCGGTATGGACTGAGCGGAGCCACTCAAGTTTTACCTGCATCGCTCCATCAAAACTTGCCTGAATGGTGCAGGAATTCTCAAGCTCTGTGTGGAATGCAGCCGGTTGGTCATTGATGTAGATTTCTTTTGTGTAAATTCCTTTTTCACCATACAGATAAAAAACAGCATCCAGCGCGGTTGATTGTGCGGGCAGAAGCTGAATGTTGTTTCCTTCACCGTGTACGAGAATCGATTCACCCAGAATATCGTTCTGCAGGCTCAACCAGAAAATATCGCTGCGGTTAGCGGTGTCCTGGGAGACCGGAGAAATGTGTTTGGTCCAGGGAAGGTAGTCGAGCAGTCCCCGTTCTTTGGCATCAAAACAGCGCGTTGTAATGCCTTTCCAGGCGTATTCCTGCATGTCCGTCGTACGGATTTTGCACTGAATACGCATTCCGTTCTCCATGATGATAGTGGTGTGTATTGCTTCGTATCCGTTGATGATGGGAGTGTTGATATAATCCTGGAAGGAGAGCTCATCGCGCTGCCACGTCTGGTGCAGAATGCCGAGTGTCGTATAACAGTCTTCCACGTCTTTACAGACGAAGGCGAGATTAATGAGCGGGGATATGATGCGCCCCTTTTGTTCAAGGCTGTACTGCAGCTGGAGGTTGTCCCAGGATTTTTCCTCAATAAGAATCGTGAACGGCAATTTCCGGACATTCCGTTCAGCAGACTGGAGGATGGATGTCAGAACGGATTTGCTGGTTTCCTCATTTTTGCGCCGGATTTCCAGAAGATGCGGCATGAGGTCCGGTTTCAAAATCTGCAGTGACATGGATTCCAGCTCATCGCGCACACGGCGCATACACAGACGGTCGGCGATTTTGACGTAAATATCCATTGTTTCCTGTGCAACACGGCGCTGTTTCTCGATGGGGCGGAAACCGATTGTCTGCATGTTGTGAAGACGGTCCGCCAGCTTGATGGTCATAATGCGGATATCCGTCTGCATCACTGTAAAGATCTTGCGGATTGTTTCGATTTTTTCATTCAGAGACGCCTGATGTGCGACATCCTCATAATTCAATTTCGTCAGTCCATCAATCAGGCGTGCAACTGCTGCAGGGAATTTTCCTTCAATATCCGCCATCGTGACGGATGTGTCCTCGACGGTGTCGTGCAAGAGGGCGGCAATGATGGTGTCTGCATCTGCACCCATATCAATAAGCAGGCGCGCAACGGCGACGGGGTGCGTGAAATATTCCTCCCCGGACTCTCTTTTCTGGCCTTCATGTGCTTTTTGTGCAAGATCGAATGCTTTTTGAATGGACTTTTGCTGACTTAGTGTGAAATGCCGAATATAAAACGAAAATTCGCTCCACTGCATAATATGGAATTATACGCCTTTTTGGCCTTATTCAAAGCTTTTTTATCTGCCTTATGAGCAAAACGGCATGTTTACAATGTCTGACAAAAGCATTTGCGTCCTATTTTGTACTATCTCTGCATAAATCTTTGAGATAGTTGCATACAGGACAATGATAGGGGTATACAGACTTTTAGGTGTGTATGCCTCGCGTCTATAATTCAGTCTTGCATCTTTCCTTCTGATTATGCAAAGACCGCTCATTTCCATGGAACAGGGGATGTTCCAACAAATGGAAATATCTCAAATCTGGCAGAATGGTGCGGCAGCAACCGTGAATGCATTAGTCGGTCAATTTGCAGATAATCTGAGTCTGCAGCAATCTCAGTGTTATGAACAACTGAATGGGAACGCGGCGGCACAGATTGAACTTTCCGCATTACTGGCCAAGCGCACTATCAATCGGCTGGGCGTTGAGGCTTTTGATAAAGTACTGAGGATCTATCAGGGTAAGGGGGATATGGTGGAAATGGAGGACTGGATTGAAGAGAGTGTTGAGGAAGAGGTGAATCAATGGCGCAAGAAAAACAGGGCCGGGTATCATCACATACTGGATACAGCTGTCTTTCAGGGCGACGGCAAATCCTCTGAAGAAACAGCACGCAGTGAGTGGGAGAAAAAAATACAATTGCTGGATGCACAATGGCGCATTCGCTACCCATCCGGAACGCGGGAATTTTTTTCCAAAGTCAGGCAGGCTACATACAGGGAAATGCAACCCGATGATGCTTTTACTATTGCAGAGATTCATAATTCCCGGCTGCTGGACCGTAAGGTTATGGAACTGATTCGGGACAAGCAGACGCCGGAGAGTGTGGCAAAAAACATTGATGCCTTCAGGGAAAAATTGCGCAAAGGCCTGTTTGACCGTCCAATCAGTCATGAGAAATTGGCCGAGGATCTCCAGAAAAAAGAGGAAGGCTCCCTTCAGCTCACGGGTCGTATTCTGGAGTCTGATGGTAAAGTTCTCGCATGGAATACGTGGCTGCAGACGCCGTTGAACCCCAATGATTCTGTACGTGAATATATACATGACTATCTGAGACACGGAGAGACAGGCGGCAGGATGCGTTATTTTCATATTGTCGACATGGGAGCCGGTGCAATGCAGCAGTATCTGATGGAGCGGTGGAAAAATATTCAGCTCTTTGGCACCATCCATGGTCTATATCCGTTTGCGGCCAATAAATTATTTGCGCTGAGTGCAGAGGAGATGAGGTATAGAGATCATCATCTGTCTCATCTCATTCTCGATCGCATGGGTTCATTTGTTATTAAGCCGGATTTTGTTCTATCGAAATCCCTGGGGGTGCACTGGAATACCCCCCAAAATAATGCCAATAATCAGCTCTTTTTTATTCCCCGGAGATTCCGGGATATCGCAATGGATTCGAACAAGGACAATCCCCGGGCGGTGAGCGTCGGGGTCATTGATGGAAAGGAGCGTACGTTAAATCCCAGCTGGATCGTGTCCCGGGGTGACATGAGAGACGTGATTCCGGCAAGTATGAAGCTGTGGAGGGATGAGCAGATTCGTCATGCTGATCTGTCGCCCGATACCTATGAAGAAAACAAGATCAATCCGACTCTTTCTGAAGGTTCAAAATAAACCCCCGCACGTTGCTGTAGATTTTTTCATCAGGGATCGCCTGTACTTCATCAGCTGTAAACCACCGCAGCTCTTCCCCTTCGTTCTCTTCCAGTGTCAGCACCTGGTCTTCATCAACCGGTCTTGCAAGATACACGAAGTCCATATGTTCATGAGCCGGTTCATTATGGGCGGGGCGGGCTTCAATGGTTTCGAGCAGAAAGGCGAAGGGTTTTTTCAGAATGCGTCCTTCTGCGGGGTTGGTTGCAAACAGATTGTCCTGCGCATCGCCGGTAATCTCCACATCGAGTCCGGTCTCTTCTTTGCACTCGCGTTTTGCGGCATCTTCCGGCAGTTCATTCTCATCAATATGGCCACCAGGGGGCATCCACTTTTGGGCTTTCTTGTGCCAGAGGAGGAGGATGCGCTTCTGTGAGTCGACGACGAAGGCGGAGGCGGTGAAGTGGCGGATCATAGAGAGGAGCTTATCGAAGGTTATCTTTTGTGAGAATGGGTTTCTTAGTATCTTGCTTCCCCTCCGGGGGCCGCTGCCGCGGGGGCATTCTTTTTGCCCCTGCAGCAAAAAGAATCAAAAAGTGCGGTCCGGCCAGAGCCACTGACCGCTGACCCCCTCACCCCCCGTGGCCGGACACCTCCCAACGAAACCTTCATTTTCACTTCGTGAAAATGTTCCTGGTGGAACTCTTTGTTTTATTGGAACCAGGAGAACTCCCTCTCTCGTTCCGGGAGAGGGGCGGGGAGAGGGCTCACTCTCCACCCTCCGTTTCCAGCAACAAAATCTCCGGCGGACAGAAGAGTCTTGCTCTCACTCCTGACACGCCGGTTCCCTCTGTTATGGCAAGAGTGCAGGTTTTTGTAATGTGAAACAGTCCGCGATCATACGCACGGCCGAGAGTGTCCGGAATGGATGTCAGTGCGCCGATGAATGGCAGGCGGATCTGGCCGCCGTGTGTGTGGCCGGAGACGATCAGGTGTGCGCGGTGTGAGTCTTTGTTCAGAATCACGTCGGGGTTATGGGAGAGCAGGATAGTTGCTGCGGAGTCCGGGATATCCGCACATGTTTTCTTCAGATCAAATGACTCCATCCAGACATCGTCTGTACCGGCAATCACCAGTGGCTCGTTGTCGATTGTGATGGTTTTGGATTTGTTCCGTAAAAAATGAATGCCGTAGGAGGACAGACGCTTTTCAAGGTCATCC contains the following coding sequences:
- a CDS encoding GNAT family N-acetyltransferase; its protein translation is MSIASNGSANGFEKDPLEDLVREELLKAIKGKEGILEEDPTDPSLPNVIRRVDDGKKGVRQESTQLMGIAPEHLEIARRLETRILSLETPRLLEQIQALHDDCLLPASCLEHAVKGNPRPLSDVIKHGVILDRFDPPQEELAIYRQNMPGYLSPKNLLIANLNGSIKRPGNFALVGLIDPAKNEGENIVGYIDARFPPHEDEEVDRRLYQMYMTNLLQLDGKPGLEKGELQYKRGWETDALVRQVGKMWEIGTILVKRGYRKAGGAEILLNDIEQHMIEKVGPEGIRRVICSVFDGFSAKSEGQPADLGSNPASKDFFKEKFGFCKLAGRYPDHEVVVFPINGKLTPLVPHWEVLYQGEHRLRKALDASPILHYLGRREM
- a CDS encoding HD domain-containing protein, with the translated sequence MQWSEFSFYIRHFTLSQQKSIQKAFDLAQKAHEGQKRESGEEYFTHPVAVARLLIDMGADADTIIAALLHDTVEDTSVTMADIEGKFPAAVARLIDGLTKLNYEDVAHQASLNEKIETIRKIFTVMQTDIRIMTIKLADRLHNMQTIGFRPIEKQRRVAQETMDIYVKIADRLCMRRVRDELESMSLQILKPDLMPHLLEIRRKNEETSKSVLTSILQSAERNVRKLPFTILIEEKSWDNLQLQYSLEQKGRIISPLINLAFVCKDVEDCYTTLGILHQTWQRDELSFQDYINTPIINGYEAIHTTIIMENGMRIQCKIRTTDMQEYAWKGITTRCFDAKERGLLDYLPWTKHISPVSQDTANRSDIFWLSLQNDILGESILVHGEGNNIQLLPAQSTALDAVFYLYGEKGIYTKEIYINDQPAAFHTELENSCTIQASFDGAMQVKLEWLRSVHTGVAAAMIRESLSKQDKKIKQDLGQALLEEYLRHKRRGYISEFDRNVIEKNLSAQRQFGLDILYEQIAEGRMTVEEVESILFQQTVAQKKSSLTKKRLYTFICDIATTSLMPFGAMMQMYDIRKMKVLKATKERRKLEFEIRLSEGEKTNMSIAMNQLAPGKYEIAPTISYYRRIAFTCLLFLLWGLDPAATKLLLQYTGISIAEISIIFFGTLTILSGCFLAWVRAHQILPEAKLSLRNPSLLLTAILFFLTALTTYAAVRETMPSHYTIPMTIAGIILTTIVNRKRVMLLAITWAIVVAGLALLVGKNPDWSTEGMIYTALSIASFTAFSIISERYKRKEKVSLRAAQYFFALSVLGLIFSLPLLAFSSFNNLTPSSIGLVVICTILISGLPYYIYYYLLSHREFDFVLRFSFLIIPGTILSESILMGIPNMYTLIAGVIVSCGAFLPTAYINMFAKKNDA
- a CDS encoding NUDIX domain-containing protein — protein: MIRHFTASAFVVDSQKRILLLWHKKAQKWMPPGGHIDENELPEDAAKRECKEETGLDVEITGDAQDNLFATNPAEGRILKKPFAFLLETIEARPAHNEPAHEHMDFVYLARPVDEDQVLTLEENEGEELRWFTADEVQAIPDEKIYSNVRGFILNLQKESD